The following proteins come from a genomic window of Rutidosis leptorrhynchoides isolate AG116_Rl617_1_P2 chromosome 10, CSIRO_AGI_Rlap_v1, whole genome shotgun sequence:
- the LOC139871009 gene encoding O-fucosyltransferase 6-like, with product MIKKAGGSLGDQIWMSNHPNIYYGCSQKSERFQDADEKTDPNRFLMIVTSGGLNQQRSGITDAVAATYILNSTLVVPKLDNRSYWKDQSNFSDVFDVDWFISYLSKDINIVKELPMIDGKVKNPYRTSVPRKCDLECYESRVLPLLEKKKVVMLMKYDYRLSNTLDTDIQKLRCRANYHALRYTDSIREMGKTLVERMRMISERFIALHLRFESDMLAFSGCYFGGGDKERRELEQIRTRWETLPNKSPDKERRLGRCPLTPEEIGLLLRALGYGEDVHIYVASGDVYGGEETLLPLKQLFPKFHSKDTLASKEELTPFTPYSSRMAALDFIVCDESDVFVTNNNGNMAKMLAGRRRYFGYKPTIRPNSKKLYRLFLDRGNMTWEEFASRVRTHQIGFMGRPNESKPGKGEFHENPVACICEDSSSQSQSQDQNQSQSHHLSEYNSSDFQTDEATVNGSESTVKEQSTNDDHNVSLAQQRVDNQNGFRVENLQRREKDKPDQCQLVECHSTNP from the exons atgaTCAAGAAAGCAGGAGGGAGTTTAGGAGATCAAATATGGATGTCGAATCATCCAAACATCTATTATGGTTGCTCCCAAAAAAGTGAAAGATTTCAAG ATGCTGATGAGAAAACGGACCCCAACCGGTTCTTAATGATCGTCACAAGTGGTGGATTGAACCAACAACGAAGCGGG ATAACGGATGCTGTTGCTGCAACTTATATACTTAACTCAACATTAGTTGTTCCCAAATTAGATAACAGATCATATTGGAAAGATCAAAG TAACTTTTCGGATGTTTTTGATGTCGACTGGTTCATATCTTATCTCTCGAAAGACATAAACATCGTAAAAGAGCTACCAATGATTGATGGAAAAGTCAAGAATCCATATCGTACAAGTGTACCCCGCAAATGCGATTTGGAATGTTACGAATCTCGTGTGCTACCTCTTTTAGAAAAGAAAAAG GTTGTTATGCTGATGAAATACGATTACAGGCTTTCAAATACGTTGGATACAGATATACAAAAGCTGCGATGTCGAGCCAATTATCATGCTTTGAGGTACACAGATTCAATTCGTGAAATGGGCAAAACATTAGTTGAACGAATGAGGATGATAAGTGAGCGTTTTATCGCTTTACATTTGAG ATTTGAATCCGATATGCTTGCATTCTCCGGATGCTATTTTGGTGGTGGAGACAAAGAAAGACGCGAACTAGAACAAATACGAACGAGATGGGAAACATTACCA aatAAAAGTCCAGATAAGGAACGAAGATTAGGGAGATGTCCATTGACACCAGAAGAAATCGGGCTTTTGCTTAGAGCGTTAGGATACGGAGAAGATGTTCATATATATGTGGCATCGGGTGACGTTTATGGAGGCGAAGAAACATTGTTGCCATTAAAACAACTTTTCCCGAAATTTCATTCTAAAGACACTCTTGCAAGTAAAGAAGAGTTAACACCATTTACACCATATTCTTCGCGTATGGCCGCTTTAGATTTTATTGTTTGTGATGAGAGTGATGTTTTTGTCACCAATAACAACGGCAACATGGCTAAAATGTTAGCTGGGAGAAG GAGGTACTTTGGGTACAAGCCGACGATCAGGCCAAACAGCAAGAAACTTTATCGGTTGTTTTTGGATCGAGGTAACATGACATGGGAAGAATTCGCGTCACGAGTTAGAACACATCAGATTGGATTTATGGGAAGACCGAATGAGTCTAAGCCAGGAAAAGGCGAGTTCCATGAAAATCCAGTCGCTTGCATATGTGAAGACTCTagtagtcaaagtcaaagtcaagatcaaaatcaaagtcaaagtcACCATTTAAGTGAATATAACAGCAGTGACTTTCAAACAGACGAAGCCACTGTAAATGGGTCAGAAAGTACTGTTAAGGAGCAATCAACTAATGATGACCACAATGTTTCTTTAGCACAACAACGTGTTGATAATCAAAATGGTTTTCGAGTGGAAAACTTGCAGAGGAGGGAAAAAGATAAACCGGATCAATGCCAATTAGTAGAATGTCATTCGACTAACCCTTAA
- the LOC139871978 gene encoding NAC domain-containing protein 6-like has protein sequence MDATNNNLELELPGFRFHPTEQELLDFYLKKMVSGKNAHYDIIAFLNIYLYDPWVLPGLSKIGEREWYFFVPRDRKHGSGGRPNRTTQNGFWKATGSDRKIFSLSDPKKLLGLKKTLVYYKGRAPRGSKTDWIMNEYRLPDNCTSSKEIVLCKIYRKATSMKVLEQRAAIEEESKTFQAPSPLSPEETISFYTNSDDLVPETPIESCHMASNNTYEFNPDDLLLLLDEKPKKETLTLPTPVMSVESPLRLGEKLKEEPDVISDAISSNNDDNKNTNNNKASSLRLPKGDGNGILLDLQLPKMNTDWTQDSFWTHLCTSPWVDNIMLASPYANILNI, from the exons ATGGATGCAACTAACAATAACTTGGAGCTTGAGTTGCCCGGTTTTCGTTTTCACCCGACCGAACAAGAGTTGCTCGATTTTTACCTCAAGAAAATGGTTTCCGGGAAGAATGCACATTACGATATCATCGCCTTTCTCAACATTTACCTCTACGATCCTTGGGTTTTGCCCG GATTGTCAAAGATTGGTGAGAGGGAGTGGTACTTTTTTGTGCCAAGAGATAGGAAGCATGGAAGTGGAGGGAGACCTAACCGAACCACACAAAATGGTTTCTGGAAAGCAACCGGGTCGGATCGTAAGATATTTAGTTTATCCGACCCAAAGAAGCTTCTTGGACTCAAAAAGACTTTAGTCTATTACAAAGGGAGGGCACCAAGGGGAAGCAAAACAGATTGGATCATGAATGAATATCGTTTACCTGATAATTGCACGTCATCCAAG GAGATAGTATTGTGTAAGATATATAGAAAGGCAACTTCTATGAAGGTGTTGGAACAAAGGGCAGCAATAGAAGAAGAATCAAAAACATTCCAAGCACCATCTCCACTATCTCCTGAAGAAACAATATCATTCTACACCAACTCTGATGACTTGGTACCAGAAACACCAATCGAATCATGCCACATGGCGTCTAACAACACCTATGAATTCAATCCAGATGACTTGTTACTTTTATTGGATGAGAAACCAAAAAAGGAGACCCTTACTCTACCTACACCTGTAATGTCAGTGGAATCACCGTTACGCCTAGGTGAGAAATTAAAGGAAGAGCCTGACGTGATTAGCGATGCAATCAGCagcaacaatgatgataataagaatactaataataacaaggcGTCGAGTTTAAGATTACCGAAAGGAGATGGAAATGGGATACTGCTGGATCTGCAGTTGCCCAAAATGAATACGGATTGGACCCAAGACTCGTTCTGGACACACTTATGTACTAGTCCATGGGTAGACAATATCATGTTAGCCTCTCCTTATGCTAATATCCTTAATATCTAA